A genomic region of Porticoccaceae bacterium LTM1 contains the following coding sequences:
- the nagZ gene encoding beta-N-acetylhexosaminidase, with protein MPIGPLMLDLEGITLTSEEQTLLRNPLVGGVIFFARNFESREQICELVAEIRAVRPELLLAVDQEGGRVQRFREGFTRLPAMQKLGDLYRGHRDEGLTLCFDAGWLMASEVLACGVDFSFAPVLDLDRDHCEVIGDRAFSDDPDEMVACAGAFIAGMQAAGMATTAKHFPGHGSVVADSHLETPYDERTLDQVREHDLIPFKRLAGEYDAVMPAHMVFPNISPDSVGFSPFWLQQILRGELDFDGVIFSDDLSMKGADVAGGYAEKASAALSAGCDMVLVCNDRPGALEVLSYLESQVMPVSERLASMAAKGKTDWDTLVSSERYQKTQQQLALLV; from the coding sequence ATGCCAATCGGCCCTTTGATGCTTGATCTTGAAGGCATCACATTAACTTCTGAAGAACAAACCTTGCTTCGCAACCCGTTGGTGGGTGGCGTTATCTTTTTTGCCCGTAACTTCGAATCCCGTGAGCAGATTTGCGAACTTGTAGCAGAGATTCGTGCAGTTCGCCCCGAGCTACTGCTGGCAGTGGATCAGGAAGGCGGCAGGGTGCAGCGCTTTCGTGAAGGCTTTACCCGATTGCCAGCTATGCAGAAGCTGGGAGATCTCTATCGCGGACACCGCGATGAGGGGCTAACTTTATGTTTTGATGCTGGTTGGTTGATGGCCAGTGAAGTGTTGGCTTGTGGTGTGGACTTCAGTTTTGCCCCGGTGCTGGATCTGGACCGGGATCACTGTGAAGTGATTGGAGACCGCGCTTTTTCAGATGACCCTGATGAAATGGTGGCCTGTGCAGGTGCCTTTATTGCAGGAATGCAGGCAGCAGGTATGGCAACAACGGCTAAACATTTTCCCGGCCATGGTTCGGTAGTTGCTGACAGCCATCTTGAAACGCCTTACGACGAACGCACCCTGGATCAGGTGCGTGAGCACGACCTGATTCCATTCAAGCGACTGGCAGGCGAGTACGACGCGGTTATGCCGGCTCATATGGTATTTCCGAATATCTCGCCAGACTCAGTGGGCTTTTCTCCATTCTGGCTGCAGCAGATCTTGAGGGGAGAGCTGGATTTCGATGGCGTTATTTTCAGTGACGATCTGTCCATGAAAGGGGCGGATGTCGCTGGCGGTTATGCCGAGAAGGCTAGTGCGGCGCTTAGTGCCGGTTGCGATATGGTACTTGTTTGCAATGACCGTCCAGGTGCACTGGAAGTGCTGTCGTATCTCGAGAGTCAGGTGATGCCTGTTTCAGAGCGACTGGCCTCAATGGCCGCCAAGGGGAAAACAGATTGGGATACTCTTGTCTCCAGTGAGAGATATCAGAAAACCCAACAACAATTAGCACTGTTGGTTTAA
- a CDS encoding glycine C-acetyltransferase gives MSKEFLSHLSSELDQIKADGLFKGERIITSQQSADIEVAGGQHVLNFCANNYLGLANHPALIEAAKNGLDKHGFGVASVRFICGTQDIHKTLEAKLSEFLGTEDTILYSSCFDANGGLFETLLGPEDAIISDSLNHASIIDGVRLCKAKRFRYANNDMAELEQQLKAADEAGARFKMIATDGVFSMDGVIADLKTVCDLADKYNAIVMVDDSHAVGFLGENGRGSHEYCEVMGRVDIITGTLGKAMGGSSGGYTSGRKEIIDILRQRSRPYLFSNSLAPAVVTASIKVVEMLSESKELISKLNENSQYFRQRMSEAGFTLAGADHAIIPVMIGDARLASEFADKMLDEGIYVVGFSFPVVPRGQARIRTQMSAAHTREQLDKAIDAFIKVGKELNII, from the coding sequence ATGTCAAAAGAATTCCTTTCCCACCTGTCTTCGGAGCTCGATCAGATTAAAGCTGACGGCCTCTTCAAGGGCGAGCGCATTATCACGTCCCAACAGTCAGCGGACATCGAAGTGGCTGGTGGTCAGCACGTGCTGAACTTCTGTGCCAACAACTACCTGGGTCTGGCTAACCACCCGGCTCTGATTGAAGCCGCCAAGAATGGCCTCGACAAGCATGGCTTTGGTGTTGCCTCAGTGCGTTTCATTTGTGGCACCCAGGATATCCACAAAACCCTCGAAGCGAAGCTGAGCGAATTTCTCGGCACCGAGGATACTATCCTCTACTCATCCTGCTTTGACGCCAACGGCGGCCTATTTGAAACCCTGCTTGGCCCAGAAGATGCCATCATCTCCGACTCACTGAACCATGCTTCCATTATCGACGGTGTGCGCCTGTGTAAAGCCAAGCGCTTCCGTTATGCCAACAATGATATGGCCGAGCTGGAGCAGCAACTGAAGGCGGCCGATGAAGCCGGTGCCCGCTTCAAGATGATCGCCACAGACGGTGTGTTCTCCATGGACGGCGTGATCGCTGACCTGAAAACTGTCTGTGACCTGGCTGACAAGTACAACGCTATTGTGATGGTGGACGACTCCCACGCGGTTGGCTTCCTCGGTGAGAACGGCCGTGGCTCCCACGAGTACTGTGAAGTGATGGGTCGCGTAGACATCATTACCGGCACCCTTGGTAAAGCGATGGGTGGCTCTTCTGGTGGTTACACCTCCGGTCGTAAGGAAATTATCGACATCCTGCGCCAGCGTTCGCGCCCCTACCTGTTCTCTAACTCCCTGGCGCCAGCAGTAGTTACCGCGTCAATCAAAGTGGTAGAGATGCTGTCCGAAAGCAAGGAGCTGATCAGCAAACTGAACGAAAACAGCCAATACTTCCGTCAACGCATGAGCGAAGCCGGATTTACTCTGGCCGGTGCCGACCACGCCATTATTCCGGTGATGATCGGCGACGCCCGTCTGGCAAGCGAGTTTGCCGACAAAATGCTGGATGAAGGCATCTATGTAGTTGGCTTCTCCTTCCCGGTTGTTCCACGTGGACAAGCGCGTATTCGCACCCAGATGTCTGCTGCACACACTCGCGAGCAGCTGGATAAAGCGATTGATGCGTTTATCAAGGTAGGCAAAGAACTCAATATTATTTAA
- the tdh gene encoding L-threonine 3-dehydrogenase, protein MKALSKLKAEPGIWMTDVPKPEVGHNDLLIKIRKSAICGTDVHIYKWDKWSQDTIPVPMVVGHEFVGEVVEVGQEVRGFEIGDRVSGEGHITCGYCRNCRAGRRHLCRNTVGVGVNRPGSFAEYLVIPAFNAFKLPNDISDDLAAIFDPFGNAVHTALSFDLVGEDVLITGAGPIGIMAAAVAKHCGARNVVITDLNDYRLDLAKKMGATRTVNVSKEKLPDVMKELGMTEGFDVGLEMSGIPVAFNDMLKNMNNGGKIAMLGIPPGDMAIDWNLVIFKGLVIKGIYGREMFETWYKMSSLIQSGLNLDPIITHQYSIDDFQEGFDMMCSGQSGKVILNWD, encoded by the coding sequence ATGAAAGCACTTTCAAAACTCAAAGCGGAACCCGGCATCTGGATGACCGATGTTCCCAAGCCGGAAGTTGGACACAACGACCTGCTGATCAAGATTCGCAAGTCCGCCATCTGCGGTACTGATGTTCACATCTACAAGTGGGATAAGTGGTCCCAGGACACCATCCCGGTGCCTATGGTTGTCGGCCACGAATTTGTTGGTGAAGTGGTTGAAGTTGGCCAGGAAGTGCGCGGCTTTGAAATTGGCGATCGCGTTTCCGGTGAAGGCCACATTACCTGCGGATACTGTCGCAACTGTCGCGCCGGTCGCCGTCACCTGTGCCGCAACACAGTTGGTGTTGGTGTAAACCGCCCGGGTTCATTTGCCGAATATCTGGTGATTCCGGCATTTAACGCCTTCAAGTTGCCAAATGATATCAGCGATGACCTGGCTGCCATCTTCGACCCGTTCGGCAACGCCGTACACACTGCCCTCTCATTTGATCTGGTGGGTGAAGACGTACTGATTACCGGCGCAGGCCCGATTGGCATTATGGCTGCCGCCGTTGCCAAGCACTGCGGTGCACGCAACGTGGTAATCACAGATCTCAACGATTACCGCCTGGATCTCGCCAAGAAAATGGGTGCCACCCGCACCGTAAACGTCAGCAAAGAAAAACTGCCGGACGTAATGAAAGAGCTTGGCATGACCGAAGGCTTTGATGTGGGTCTGGAGATGTCCGGAATTCCGGTCGCTTTCAATGACATGCTGAAAAACATGAACAATGGCGGCAAGATTGCCATGCTCGGGATTCCCCCCGGCGATATGGCTATCGACTGGAACCTGGTGATTTTCAAAGGCCTGGTAATCAAAGGTATTTATGGCCGCGAAATGTTTGAGACCTGGTACAAAATGAGCAGCCTTATCCAGAGCGGCCTGAACCTGGACCCGATTATCACCCATCAATACAGCATTGATGATTTCCAGGAAGGCTTTGACATGATGTGCTCAGGGCAGTCCGGCAAAGTAATTCTGAACTGGGATTAA
- a CDS encoding histone deacetylase has protein sequence MALPLVTHPAYSYPFPGKHRFPMEKFGLLHKYLQEKGIATRANTFRPGKASTELLSLAHCPDYLHRFTENQQSPKELRRMGLPWSEGLKRRTLISPMGTLLAARYALHHGIACHLAGGTHHAHYDFASGFCILNDLAVTAKVLLAQGRVKRVLIFDCDVHQGDGTATILQNEPRAFSCSVHCDKNFPARKARSDFDVEVPKGTGDREYLQIVEKALQQAIQRSNPDLVLYDAGVDIYKDDPLGLLNVSLKGLAERDRLVLEVCRNRGLPVATVIGGGYDNDRHALARRHAIAVEIANELYG, from the coding sequence ATGGCATTGCCACTGGTCACTCATCCGGCCTACTCCTATCCATTCCCGGGGAAGCACCGCTTTCCAATGGAAAAGTTCGGGTTGCTGCACAAATATCTTCAGGAGAAAGGTATTGCTACTCGAGCCAATACCTTTCGTCCCGGCAAAGCCAGTACAGAGCTGCTGTCTCTGGCTCATTGCCCCGATTATCTGCACCGCTTCACTGAAAACCAGCAATCCCCAAAGGAGCTACGGCGCATGGGCTTGCCCTGGAGTGAAGGGCTGAAACGCCGCACCTTGATTTCTCCGATGGGCACCCTGCTGGCAGCGCGTTATGCACTTCATCACGGCATCGCCTGCCATCTTGCCGGTGGCACACATCACGCTCACTACGACTTTGCCTCTGGCTTTTGCATTCTCAACGACCTTGCGGTAACCGCCAAAGTGTTACTGGCTCAAGGACGGGTGAAACGCGTATTGATATTTGACTGCGACGTGCATCAGGGTGATGGTACCGCCACCATTTTGCAGAATGAGCCGCGGGCTTTTAGCTGCTCAGTTCACTGCGACAAAAATTTCCCAGCCCGTAAAGCACGTAGTGACTTTGATGTCGAAGTGCCCAAGGGTACTGGCGACAGGGAATATCTGCAGATAGTCGAAAAAGCCTTGCAGCAGGCAATTCAGCGCAGTAATCCCGACCTGGTATTGTATGACGCAGGCGTAGACATTTATAAAGATGATCCACTTGGACTGCTTAACGTGAGTCTCAAAGGCTTGGCTGAACGAGATCGACTGGTACTGGAGGTCTGTCGAAATCGTGGCCTGCCCGTCGCCACGGTAATCGGTGGCGGCTACGACAATGATCGACACGCCCTCGCTCGCCGCCACGCCATTGCTGTGGAAATTGCCAATGA
- a CDS encoding asparaginase domain-containing protein yields the protein MKINIITTGGTIDKIYFDAKSDYQVGDPVIGELLKRMEVGFEFEVTSVLRKDSLDLTEEDRQLIVENVKNCDSDYVLVTHGTDGMVETGRWLREQVPSKHIVMTGALQPAAFRETDAVFNIGCAIGALQAVQPGVYIAMNGQLFDSAKVVKNVAENRFEPIQ from the coding sequence ATGAAAATTAATATCATTACTACCGGCGGCACCATCGACAAAATCTACTTTGACGCCAAAAGCGACTATCAGGTTGGCGACCCGGTTATCGGTGAGCTGCTGAAGCGCATGGAAGTGGGTTTTGAATTTGAGGTGACATCTGTACTTCGCAAAGACAGCCTTGATCTGACCGAAGAAGATCGTCAACTGATCGTTGAAAACGTTAAAAACTGCGATAGTGATTACGTATTGGTCACACATGGTACCGACGGCATGGTGGAAACCGGTCGCTGGCTACGAGAGCAGGTTCCAAGCAAGCACATTGTAATGACTGGTGCCCTGCAACCTGCGGCTTTTCGCGAGACAGACGCTGTTTTCAACATCGGCTGCGCAATTGGCGCACTGCAGGCCGTACAACCCGGTGTTTACATTGCCATGAACGGTCAACTGTTTGATTCTGCAAAAGTCGTTAAAAACGTTGCCGAAAACCGTTTTGAACCCATTCAGTAA
- a CDS encoding TIGR00730 family Rossman fold protein, with the protein MKDAAVPEAWRVLRIQSELVDGIENLSGLNGGVIVFGGARIAEGSPLYRDAERLGEMLGKEGVSVITGGGPGIMEAANRGCFSTASDTVGLNITLPTEQKPNPYQDISLEFRYFFVRKFMFVKHAAGFVIYPGGYGTMDELYEALMLVQTGKVMPFPIVLVNSEFWQGLIDWMIDQMISRGCITERELQLITLVDNADQAAEVILKHVRMLKAQEQGS; encoded by the coding sequence ATGAAAGATGCAGCGGTGCCGGAAGCGTGGCGGGTCTTAAGGATTCAATCCGAATTGGTGGATGGTATTGAAAACCTATCCGGGCTGAATGGTGGGGTAATCGTCTTTGGTGGTGCCCGAATTGCAGAGGGATCTCCTCTTTACCGGGATGCCGAGAGATTGGGTGAAATGCTTGGTAAGGAAGGCGTATCGGTGATCACTGGAGGTGGTCCCGGCATTATGGAGGCTGCCAATCGCGGCTGCTTCTCAACGGCCAGTGATACCGTGGGCTTGAATATCACTTTACCCACTGAGCAAAAACCAAATCCTTACCAGGATATCAGCCTTGAGTTTCGATACTTTTTTGTTCGCAAGTTTATGTTCGTAAAACATGCCGCGGGGTTTGTTATTTACCCCGGCGGTTATGGAACCATGGATGAACTGTATGAGGCATTGATGCTGGTCCAGACCGGTAAGGTTATGCCGTTCCCAATCGTGCTGGTCAACTCCGAATTCTGGCAGGGACTAATTGACTGGATGATTGATCAAATGATTTCAAGGGGGTGCATTACGGAACGGGAACTGCAGTTGATAACCTTGGTGGACAATGCTGATCAAGCTGCTGAGGTAATATTGAAACATGTAAGAATGCTAAAGGCTCAAGAGCAGGGCTCTTGA
- a CDS encoding S1-like domain-containing RNA-binding protein gives MSIYRNSHHSNGNKGQQPVRIGDFNELEVVKEVDFGVYLDGGDLDTILLPGKFVPENTQLGDKLRVFIYLDSEDMLIATTQRPRVKVGQCAHLECVAVNEIGAFMDWGLSKDLLVPFAEQNKPMKVGQSYTVYAYIDKASERIAGSTKLSKYLKETADINHKPGMEVQLQVCGRTDLGYKAVINGTHLGLIFKDEILDTPKYGKRITGYIKNIRPDGRIDLSLQLRNKAGRDALQDQILDYLKAQGGISYLTDKSLPEQIYNEFKVSKKSYKKALGALYKQKLINIEPDQITLL, from the coding sequence ATGAGCATATATCGCAACAGCCATCACTCCAACGGCAACAAAGGGCAGCAACCGGTTCGCATCGGCGATTTCAACGAGCTGGAAGTAGTCAAGGAAGTTGACTTTGGCGTCTACCTCGATGGTGGCGACCTGGATACCATTCTGTTGCCTGGTAAATTTGTACCGGAGAACACCCAACTGGGTGACAAGCTGCGGGTGTTTATCTACCTGGACTCCGAAGACATGCTGATTGCAACTACCCAGCGCCCCAGGGTAAAGGTAGGTCAGTGCGCACACCTGGAGTGTGTAGCAGTGAACGAGATCGGCGCCTTCATGGACTGGGGGTTGAGTAAAGACCTGCTCGTGCCCTTTGCCGAACAGAACAAGCCAATGAAAGTTGGCCAGTCTTACACCGTATACGCCTACATCGACAAAGCCAGTGAACGCATCGCTGGTTCCACTAAGCTCAGCAAATATCTGAAAGAAACCGCCGACATCAACCACAAGCCAGGCATGGAAGTTCAACTTCAAGTTTGCGGCCGTACCGATCTGGGCTACAAGGCAGTCATTAATGGCACTCATCTCGGCTTGATCTTCAAAGATGAAATTCTCGATACCCCTAAATATGGGAAGCGTATCACCGGCTATATCAAAAACATTCGCCCGGATGGCCGAATTGATTTATCCCTGCAATTACGCAACAAAGCAGGCAGAGATGCCCTGCAGGACCAGATTCTCGATTACCTGAAGGCTCAAGGGGGTATTTCGTACCTGACCGACAAGAGCCTGCCAGAGCAGATATACAATGAATTCAAGGTAAGCAAGAAGAGCTACAAAAAAGCTTTGGGTGCTCTCTACAAGCAAAAGCTGATCAATATCGAGCCAGATCAAATTACTCTGCTCTGA
- the lexA gene encoding transcriptional repressor LexA, producing the protein MINLTARQQQILDLIKDHIDETGYPPTRAEIADTLGFKSPNAAQEHLKALERKGVIEIVPGGSRSIRLLGQDDEPDGIPVIGRVAAGSPVLATENIEDYYQVPEQLFYPAASYFLRVQGESMKNVGIMDGDLLAVHRCADAENGQIVVARIDDEVTVKRFKRSRKKYEVELIAENDDFAPIIVDLREQDFAIEGLSVGVLRTQL; encoded by the coding sequence ATGATCAATCTGACTGCTCGTCAACAGCAAATTCTTGATTTGATTAAAGATCATATCGATGAAACTGGCTACCCTCCAACACGTGCCGAAATTGCTGATACCCTCGGCTTTAAATCTCCCAACGCTGCCCAGGAGCACCTTAAGGCTCTGGAACGCAAAGGGGTTATTGAGATTGTTCCCGGTGGCTCGCGCAGCATTCGTCTATTGGGGCAGGACGATGAACCAGACGGCATTCCGGTAATTGGCCGTGTCGCAGCAGGTAGCCCGGTTTTGGCAACTGAAAATATCGAAGACTATTACCAGGTTCCCGAACAACTGTTTTACCCCGCCGCATCCTACTTCTTGAGGGTTCAAGGCGAAAGCATGAAAAATGTTGGCATCATGGATGGCGACCTGCTGGCTGTACACCGCTGTGCAGATGCTGAAAATGGCCAGATCGTAGTGGCACGTATCGACGACGAAGTTACCGTAAAGCGTTTTAAACGCAGCCGCAAAAAATATGAAGTGGAGCTGATTGCAGAAAACGATGATTTCGCACCTATTATTGTCGATCTCCGCGAACAGGATTTTGCTATCGAAGGGTTGAGTGTTGGTGTGCTTCGCACCCAGCTCTGA